The nucleotide window CAGGAGGAGGGTGGAAGCAGATGCTGGTTCTACCGCTCACACGTTCAGGCGTATATGCAGGTAAACTGACGATTGTGCTCATGCTTCTGGCGGGTACGCAAGTATTATTGCTGATGTCCATTCTGCTGGCAGGGTTGATTCATGGTATCACGGGGCCCGTCCCTTGGGGATTTTTGGTAGGCAAACTCCTGCTTGGGTTGCTGGCCTGTGTACCACTGGCTGCCCTGCAGATGTTCGTTTCATTGGTTTGGAGCAGCTTTGCCGCGCCGCTCGCACTGAATTTTGCACTGACCATACCGAATATTCTCATTATAAACTCGGCGACATATGGGCCGTATTATCCATGGGCACAACCAATGATTCTGATGACACCCGTGGACGGCGCAGGTTTCGGAGCCTACAAC belongs to Paenibacillus sp. FSL H8-0079 and includes:
- a CDS encoding ABC transporter permease, which translates into the protein MSFATTYFRILSAERLKMGKSPIWILILLSPLIALLIGLLSTPSGNWQVLMTTMVFLHGLLLLPMLTGVFTSFVCRFEHAGGGWKQMLVLPLTRSGVYAGKLTIVLMLLAGTQVLLLMSILLAGLIHGITGPVPWGFLVGKLLLGLLACVPLAALQMFVSLVWSSFAAPLALNFALTIPNILIINSATYGPYYPWAQPMILMTPVDGAGFGAYNVPLMTMLAVVGGSAVIFIGIGMMYFAKKEI